The proteins below are encoded in one region of Avibacterium volantium:
- the rluD gene encoding 23S rRNA pseudouridine(1911/1915/1917) synthase RluD, whose product MAYLTLSAEVLPSQMGQRLDQSLAEMFPDYSRSRLKTWIESDLVKVNGEVVNVPRSKVYGGEQITINVEVEDETRFEPENIPLNIVYEDDDILVINKPKDMVVHPGAGNPNGTVLNALLYHYPPIAEVPRAGIVHRLDKDTTGLMVVAKTIPAQTKLVRDLQKRKITREYEAIAYGIMTQGGTVDEPMARHPTKRTHMAVHPMGKPAVTHYRIMERFRNYTRLRLRLETGRTHQIRVHMAHIAHPLLGDQTYGGRPRPPKNASEELLTTLRDFKRQALHAIMLRLEHPITGELMEWYAPLPEDFVGLVNALKVDYLAHKDELDY is encoded by the coding sequence ACTATTCTCGTTCACGTTTAAAAACTTGGATCGAAAGCGATCTGGTGAAAGTAAACGGTGAAGTGGTGAATGTGCCACGCAGTAAAGTTTATGGCGGCGAACAGATTACCATCAATGTTGAAGTGGAAGATGAAACCCGTTTTGAGCCAGAAAATATTCCGCTCAATATTGTCTATGAAGATGATGATATTTTAGTCATCAATAAGCCAAAAGATATGGTGGTTCACCCCGGGGCAGGCAACCCGAATGGCACGGTACTCAATGCTTTGCTTTATCATTATCCGCCGATTGCGGAAGTGCCAAGAGCGGGCATTGTTCACCGCTTAGACAAAGACACCACCGGCTTAATGGTGGTGGCAAAAACCATACCAGCGCAAACTAAATTGGTGCGAGATCTGCAAAAACGCAAAATCACCCGTGAATATGAAGCCATCGCTTACGGCATTATGACCCAAGGTGGCACGGTGGACGAACCAATGGCGCGCCACCCAACCAAACGTACTCATATGGCGGTTCACCCAATGGGTAAGCCCGCGGTAACGCATTATCGCATTATGGAACGTTTCCGTAATTACACGCGCCTACGCCTACGCCTTGAAACAGGGCGAACTCACCAAATTCGCGTGCATATGGCGCATATCGCCCACCCATTATTAGGCGATCAAACTTATGGTGGACGCCCACGCCCACCGAAAAACGCCAGTGAAGAATTACTCACCACCTTGCGTGATTTCAAACGCCAAGCGTTGCACGCCATAATGTTACGCTTAGAACACCCAATCACAGGGGAATTAATGGAATGGTACGCGCCATTACCAGAGGATTTCGTTGGCTTAGTGAATGCCTTAAAAGTCGATTACCTTGCTCATAAAGATGAATTAGATTACTAA